In one window of Arctopsyche grandis isolate Sample6627 chromosome 6, ASM5162203v2, whole genome shotgun sequence DNA:
- the LOC143912909 gene encoding defensin-A-like — MKFVFVIAFLALATICLASPVENQPENSENFELFEDTHVLSRSKRATCPWFPGACSVHCKTKGFSTGFCRGGTCTCKNH, encoded by the exons ATGAAGTTCGTATTCGTAATCGCTTTCTTGGCGCTTGCCACAATTTGCTTGGCTTCTCCCGTAGAAAATCAACCGgaaaattctgaaaattttgaACTATTTGAGGACA ctcATGTTTTATCGAGAAGCAAACGGGCCACATGCCCCTGGTTCCCTGGAGCATGCTCAGTTCACTGCAAGACCAAAGGATTCTCAACAGGATTCTGCAGAGGTGGTACATGCACATGCAAAAATcattga